GGCTCGAACAGTGCCGCAATTTTCTCCGGCGCAAGATGCGCGGTGACATTCGAATCGGCCGCGAGCACGTCGCGCAAATGCTTCTTCTCGGCAACCGCCTTCTTGCTGGCAGCCTCGACCAGATGATGCGCGTCGCTCTTGCCGATGGTCTCGGCGAGCGCGAAGGTGACGGCTTCCGCCATGATCAGGCCGTGCGTCGCGTCGAGATTGGCGCGCATGCGCGCCGCGTCGACGTCGAGGCCTTCGGCGATATCGACGATGGCTGCAAGCGCGCCTGAGGCGACCAGCATCAATTGCGGCAGCGTCGGCCATTCCGCGTGCCACGGGCCGGCGCTGCGCTCGTGATCCTGGACCTGGGCCGCGAGGATCGTCGCGGCCAATTGCGGCGCCATCGTCGCCGCGCCAAGCGCGCTTGCGGCAGCGACCGGATTGCGCTTGTGCGGCATGGTCGAGGAGCCGCCGCGGCCTTCGCCGGCGGGCTCAAAGGCTTCGGCGACGTCGGTCTGCATCATCAGCGAGACGTCGCGGGCGATCTTGCCGCAACTGCCGGCGAGAATCGCAAGGCTTGATGCCGCCTCCGCGATCCGGTCGCGATGGGTGTGCCAGGGCGCCTCGGGCAACTGAAGGTTCAACTCCTGCGCAAGCCGCTCGGCGACGACAAGTCCCTTGCCGCCGAGCGCCGCGAGCGTGCCGGCGGCGCCGCCGAATTGCAGCGCGAGGCCTTCGCGGCGCAGCCGCCGCAGCCGGCAGCGTGCGCGGGCAAGGCTTGCGGCATACTCGGCAGCCTTCAATCCGAACGGCATCGGTAGCGCGTGCTGCAGCCAGGTGCGCGCGACCATGGCGGTGTTGCGGTGGGTACGCGCCAGTGCGGCAAATCCTTTGATGGCACGACTGAGGTCGGCGTCGAGCGCATCG
This region of Bradyrhizobium sp. CCGUVB1N3 genomic DNA includes:
- a CDS encoding 3-carboxy-cis,cis-muconate cycloisomerase, whose translation is MSTSLSPLLAPMLSSVAMRAVCDDRAYLQNMLEFEAALARAEAATGVIPTSAVGPIEAACQASAFDLTALAEAATRSGNLAIPLVKTLTASVAKADAEAARYVHWGATSQDVIDTATMLMLRAGIDALDADLSRAIKGFAALARTHRNTAMVARTWLQHALPMPFGLKAAEYAASLARARCRLRRLRREGLALQFGGAAGTLAALGGKGLVVAERLAQELNLQLPEAPWHTHRDRIAEAASSLAILAGSCGKIARDVSLMMQTDVAEAFEPAGEGRGGSSTMPHKRNPVAAASALGAATMAPQLAATILAAQVQDHERSAGPWHAEWPTLPQLMLVASGALAAIVDIAEGLDVDAARMRANLDATHGLIMAEAVTFALAETIGKSDAHHLVEAASKKAVAEKKHLRDVLAADSNVTAHLAPEKIAALFEPMAYQGASQALIDRLLDSLDRE